In the genome of Flavobacterium panacagri, one region contains:
- a CDS encoding M56 family metallopeptidase yields MEALFIFILKSSGLLTMFYFAYIILLRKETFFNSSRWFLIAGLITSIVLPFVVYTKVVWIQPAPVVPEPVFAKTAVESTPVNIPVSTHDVTSYEPQSISTIMEEEKGFEVNWNLVLIAVYGIGFSAFMLKFLLDFYSLNSVLKGKKIKQQEDFKFIDVNENIAPFSYFDYIVYNSSLYTSAELENILEHEKVHSDQKHTVDVLISRIFCILFWFNPIVWLYKKAILQNLEFIADSEASKKISDKKAYQYTLLKITTHETCVAITNHFYQSLIKKRIVMLNKNQSKKMNYWKYYAVVPALGAFILLFQIKTIAQEKKQDLAVVQKDTVKDALEVIKITKNTTDQELQALKTKLKSDHNLDVEVSDIKRNSEKELTAIQIQTKSDSGKKQTIKIDGNKAIKDCELAIGTDENGTKAIVINTDKNFKAPMMIRNERVIVRNFGDSDVTPPTPPTPPVFPSGALPAAPAVDMSKMPKPPVAPKNPMDKVAMQKFEKEMEEFGKKMEKFQPNIDAMSAYGDAVSDIMSKREAIFEKEMEKYEIAMEKFNEKMEKFNYNFKFNFTDDSQQYQNNMKQYEQDMKQYELDMKQHEKDMKQHEKDMKQHAKDMKQHEKDMKAWEKENKKA; encoded by the coding sequence ATGGAAGCACTTTTCATTTTTATACTAAAATCAAGCGGGTTATTAACAATGTTTTACTTCGCTTACATCATTTTATTACGCAAAGAAACTTTTTTTAACAGCAGTCGATGGTTTCTAATTGCTGGTTTGATTACTTCTATTGTATTGCCTTTTGTGGTTTATACAAAAGTAGTCTGGATTCAGCCAGCACCAGTTGTTCCTGAGCCAGTTTTTGCAAAAACAGCTGTTGAATCTACTCCGGTTAATATTCCTGTTAGTACTCATGATGTAACTTCATACGAACCTCAATCTATTTCTACTATAATGGAAGAAGAAAAAGGTTTCGAAGTCAATTGGAATTTGGTTTTAATCGCTGTTTATGGTATTGGTTTTAGTGCTTTTATGCTAAAATTTCTACTTGATTTTTACAGCTTAAACTCTGTTTTAAAAGGAAAAAAAATCAAACAGCAGGAAGATTTTAAATTTATAGATGTAAATGAAAACATAGCGCCGTTTTCTTATTTCGATTATATAGTGTACAACTCATCACTTTACACTTCGGCGGAATTAGAAAATATTTTGGAACACGAAAAAGTACATAGCGATCAAAAGCATACTGTAGATGTTTTAATTTCGAGAATCTTCTGTATCCTATTTTGGTTTAATCCAATTGTGTGGCTTTATAAAAAAGCAATTCTACAGAATCTAGAATTTATTGCTGACAGTGAAGCTTCCAAAAAAATATCGGACAAAAAAGCCTATCAATACACCCTTTTAAAAATCACAACGCATGAAACATGTGTTGCAATCACCAATCATTTTTATCAATCATTAATCAAAAAACGAATTGTTATGTTAAACAAAAATCAATCAAAGAAAATGAATTACTGGAAATATTATGCCGTAGTTCCTGCTCTTGGCGCCTTTATTCTTTTATTTCAGATAAAAACGATTGCACAAGAGAAAAAACAAGATTTAGCTGTTGTTCAAAAAGACACCGTTAAAGACGCGCTAGAGGTAATTAAAATTACAAAAAACACTACTGATCAGGAATTACAAGCGTTAAAAACAAAATTAAAATCAGATCATAATCTTGATGTTGAAGTATCTGATATAAAAAGAAATTCTGAAAAAGAATTAACTGCTATTCAAATCCAGACAAAATCTGATTCTGGAAAAAAACAAACTATTAAAATTGATGGCAACAAAGCTATTAAAGACTGTGAGCTTGCAATTGGAACCGATGAAAACGGAACAAAAGCTATTGTAATTAATACTGATAAAAATTTCAAAGCGCCTATGATGATCAGAAACGAAAGAGTTATTGTTCGTAATTTTGGCGATTCAGACGTTACACCTCCTACTCCGCCTACGCCACCAGTTTTTCCTTCTGGAGCACTGCCTGCAGCACCAGCAGTAGATATGTCTAAAATGCCTAAGCCTCCTGTTGCTCCAAAAAACCCTATGGATAAAGTAGCAATGCAGAAGTTTGAAAAAGAAATGGAAGAATTTGGAAAGAAAATGGAAAAGTTTCAGCCAAACATAGATGCGATGTCTGCTTACGGTGATGCTGTTAGTGATATTATGTCTAAACGTGAAGCAATTTTCGAAAAAGAAATGGAAAAATATGAGATTGCAATGGAAAAATTCAATGAAAAAATGGAGAAATTCAATTACAATTTCAAATTTAACTTTACAGATGATTCTCAGCAATACCAAAATAACATGAAGCAATATGAGCAAGACATGAAACAATATGAACTTGACATGAAACAGCATGAAAAAGATATGAAGCAGCACGAGAAAGACATGAAACAACATGCAAAAGATATGAAACAGCATGAAAAAGACATGAAAGCTTGGGAAAAAGAAAACAAAAAAGCTTAG
- a CDS encoding M56 family metallopeptidase has protein sequence MEAVFIYIAKSAVLMLLFYCVYFFLLRRETFFNSNRWFLLSGLIISSILPLLSYTKVIWIEAIPDLNTNIQSALLSAPEKQSSDINWSFIILGLYVIGFLIFLLKLAVDFYSLNSIIKGKKVKQQADFKFIDTAENIAPFSYFEYIVYNSSLYTPTELENIIEHEKVHSDQNHTVDVLISRFFSIIFWFNPIVWLFKKAITQNLEFIADREASKKLADKKVYQYTLLKITTHENCVAITNHFYQSLIKKRIVMLNKNQSKKRNSWKYYVVIPALAAFVLLFQIEVIAKERPQIVNENESNIKSVDVYKIRKNSTDAELNEIKNNLQKNHNIKFEASDVRRNSSDELTSIVVDVKKGKQRAKSVQSSDKAINEFGVLVITYKNGDKKIGIQTINDSNNKESKVAVSKGITSVNVNADKKNDANLSSSDSQIIITNNPNSKTNTNVNINSFTSTKTDTDTNTNISTVVTTDSDNKTGTKITIVGEKSNIAFSNSAKKNKAEGSPLVIIDGEEMPANYDLKGIDPKNIETINVYKGENAISRYGEKGSNGVIEIESKR, from the coding sequence ATGGAAGCAGTTTTCATTTATATCGCCAAATCAGCTGTTTTAATGCTTTTGTTTTATTGCGTTTATTTTTTCCTGTTGCGCAGAGAAACTTTTTTTAACAGCAACAGATGGTTCTTGCTGTCTGGTTTGATTATCTCATCAATTTTACCATTATTGAGTTACACAAAGGTTATATGGATTGAGGCTATTCCTGACTTAAATACTAATATCCAATCAGCATTACTATCAGCTCCGGAAAAGCAAAGTTCAGACATTAATTGGAGTTTTATAATTTTAGGACTATACGTAATTGGCTTTCTTATTTTTCTTTTAAAATTGGCAGTTGACTTTTACAGTTTAAACTCTATCATAAAAGGAAAAAAAGTAAAACAGCAGGCAGATTTTAAATTCATAGATACTGCAGAAAACATTGCGCCTTTCTCCTACTTCGAATATATTGTTTACAACTCATCATTGTACACACCCACTGAATTAGAGAATATTATTGAACATGAAAAAGTTCATAGCGATCAAAATCATACTGTAGATGTATTAATTTCAAGGTTTTTCAGTATTATCTTTTGGTTTAATCCTATTGTTTGGCTTTTCAAAAAAGCAATTACTCAAAATCTAGAATTTATAGCAGATAGAGAAGCTTCTAAAAAATTAGCAGACAAAAAAGTGTATCAATACACACTTTTAAAAATAACAACACATGAAAATTGTGTTGCCATCACCAATCATTTTTATCAATCATTAATCAAAAAACGAATCGTCATGTTAAACAAAAATCAATCAAAAAAGAGGAATTCATGGAAGTATTATGTTGTAATTCCAGCACTTGCTGCTTTTGTTTTATTATTTCAAATCGAAGTAATAGCTAAAGAGAGACCACAAATTGTAAATGAAAATGAATCAAACATCAAATCTGTCGATGTTTATAAAATTCGTAAAAACTCAACAGATGCAGAATTGAACGAAATCAAAAATAATTTACAAAAGAATCATAATATAAAATTTGAAGCTTCTGATGTTAGGAGAAATTCTTCTGATGAATTAACGTCAATTGTAGTGGATGTTAAAAAAGGAAAACAGCGCGCAAAATCGGTACAATCTTCAGATAAAGCTATAAATGAATTTGGAGTTCTTGTTATCACTTATAAAAATGGAGATAAAAAAATCGGAATTCAAACAATAAATGATTCAAATAATAAAGAATCAAAAGTTGCCGTAAGTAAAGGCATCACATCTGTGAATGTAAATGCTGATAAAAAAAATGATGCTAATTTATCATCTTCAGATTCACAAATTATCATTACTAACAATCCAAACTCTAAAACCAATACCAATGTTAACATTAATTCTTTTACTAGTACAAAAACTGACACTGATACTAATACAAATATTAGCACTGTTGTAACTACAGATTCAGACAATAAAACAGGTACTAAAATAACTATTGTTGGAGAAAAAAGTAATATTGCGTTTTCAAACTCTGCAAAAAAAAATAAAGCTGAAGGATCCCCACTTGTAATTATTGATGGAGAAGAAATGCCTGCTAATTATGACCTAAAAGGAATCGATCCGAAAAATATTGAAACAATTAATGTTTATAAAGGAGAAAACGCCATTAGCAGATACGGAGAGAAAGGTTCTAATGGAGTTATAGAAATCGAAAGTAAAAGATAA
- a CDS encoding BlaI/MecI/CopY family transcriptional regulator, producing MQKLTNKEEEIMHILWKLKKAFVKEIQAEILEDQPHYNTLSTIVRNLEEKGYVAHNAFGNTHQYYPAVSIEDYRKGFMSTAIDNYFNSSYKSMVSFFAKEEKISADELREILDMIENPKEGK from the coding sequence ATGCAAAAACTAACCAATAAAGAAGAAGAAATCATGCACATTTTATGGAAGCTTAAAAAAGCTTTTGTAAAAGAAATTCAAGCAGAGATTCTAGAAGACCAGCCGCATTACAATACTTTGTCTACCATAGTTCGTAATCTGGAAGAGAAAGGTTATGTTGCGCACAATGCTTTTGGAAACACACATCAATATTATCCAGCGGTAAGTATTGAAGATTACCGAAAAGGTTTCATGAGTACAGCAATTGACAACTATTTTAATAGTTCTTACAAAAGCATGGTTTCTTTTTTTGCTAAAGAAGAGAAAATTTCTGCAGACGAATTACGCGAAATCTTAGATATGATCGAAAATCCAAAAGAAGGCAAATAA
- a CDS encoding MDR family MFS transporter, whose amino-acid sequence MLKNIFTNYINNFRGFTREVWILATITFINRAGTMVLPFLSKYLKEDLHFTYNQVGWIMVAFGFGSMLGSWLGGKLSDKIGFYKIMIFSLFTSGVSLFFVQYITTFWALCAAMFVLMTIADMFRPAMFVSLGAYAKPENRTRALTLVRLAVNLGFAAGPALGGLIIMGMGYSGLFWVDGASCIISISIFALLVKEKKKADHGDKIESAVEIKSVFHDKIFWVFLFVSFITAMIFFQLFTTLPLYHNEKFGLSEFQTGLLMTLNGLLIFSLEMPTVGFLERKAYPKIRIIIVGSFIMALSFFLLLINFWAGILVVSMVCISIGEVLTFPFSNAFALSRAPRGQEGRYMALYTMSFSLAHIISSKLGFEIITRFGYQINWLFMACIGVIATGCCIWIKNTLITQKTS is encoded by the coding sequence ATGCTTAAAAACATTTTTACCAATTACATCAACAACTTTAGAGGATTTACAAGAGAAGTTTGGATTCTGGCTACCATTACATTCATCAACCGTGCAGGAACAATGGTACTTCCTTTTTTATCCAAATATTTAAAAGAAGATCTTCATTTTACATACAATCAGGTTGGATGGATTATGGTTGCATTTGGATTTGGATCTATGCTGGGTTCTTGGCTTGGCGGTAAACTTTCAGATAAAATTGGATTTTATAAAATCATGATTTTTAGCCTTTTTACTAGTGGGGTTTCACTTTTCTTTGTTCAATATATTACCACATTCTGGGCATTATGTGCTGCGATGTTTGTCTTGATGACAATTGCAGACATGTTTAGGCCGGCCATGTTCGTTTCTTTAGGTGCTTATGCCAAACCAGAAAATAGAACTCGTGCTTTGACACTTGTGCGTCTTGCAGTAAATTTAGGTTTTGCCGCAGGACCCGCTTTAGGAGGCTTGATTATTATGGGAATGGGGTATTCTGGTCTTTTTTGGGTTGATGGAGCTTCTTGCATCATCTCCATATCCATCTTTGCTTTATTAGTAAAGGAAAAGAAAAAAGCAGATCATGGCGATAAAATCGAAAGCGCAGTTGAAATAAAATCGGTTTTTCATGACAAGATTTTTTGGGTTTTCTTATTTGTAAGTTTCATAACAGCTATGATTTTCTTTCAATTATTTACCACTTTACCTTTGTATCATAATGAGAAATTTGGTTTAAGCGAATTCCAAACAGGTTTATTAATGACGCTCAACGGTCTTTTAATTTTTAGTCTAGAAATGCCTACAGTCGGTTTTTTAGAAAGAAAAGCTTATCCGAAAATCAGAATTATTATTGTGGGCTCTTTTATCATGGCACTGAGTTTCTTTTTATTATTAATTAATTTCTGGGCGGGAATATTAGTTGTGAGCATGGTTTGTATTTCTATTGGCGAAGTTTTAACCTTTCCCTTTTCGAATGCTTTTGCTCTCAGCCGTGCGCCACGCGGACAAGAAGGCCGATATATGGCGCTTTATACTATGAGTTTCAGTCTGGCTCATATTATTAGTTCTAAATTAGGCTTTGAAATTATTACTCGTTTTGGTTATCAAATCAACTGGTTATTTATGGCTTGCATTGGTGTCATAGCAACTGGATGTTGTATTTGGATTAAGAACACTTTAATTACCCAAAAAACTTCTTAG
- a CDS encoding BlaI/MecI/CopY family transcriptional regulator translates to MQKLTNKEEEIMMILWKLKKAFVKEIQAEITEDQPHYNTLSTIVRNLEEKGYVSHNAFGNTHQYFPVVKIEDYRKGFMKTAIDNYFNSSYKSMVSFFAKEEKISADELREILSMIENKDKEK, encoded by the coding sequence ATGCAGAAGTTAACCAACAAAGAAGAAGAAATTATGATGATTTTATGGAAGCTTAAAAAAGCTTTTGTAAAAGAAATTCAAGCAGAGATAACGGAAGACCAGCCACATTACAACACATTATCTACTATTGTGCGTAATTTGGAAGAAAAAGGATATGTATCGCATAATGCCTTTGGAAATACACATCAATACTTTCCTGTTGTAAAAATAGAAGACTACAGAAAAGGATTTATGAAAACAGCAATTGATAATTACTTTAACAGCTCGTATAAAAGTATGGTTTCATTTTTTGCTAAAGAAGAAAAAATTTCTGCCGACGAATTGCGTGAAATTTTATCAATGATCGAAAATAAGGACAAAGAAAAATAA